In one Culex quinquefasciatus strain JHB chromosome 2, VPISU_Cqui_1.0_pri_paternal, whole genome shotgun sequence genomic region, the following are encoded:
- the LOC6045077 gene encoding uncharacterized protein LOC6045077 — MNKVKRRDKQPSTSDGTDNPDSGYAVYVGNLAKSTTKEVLWDFFGSGRGPVLDFCFRLEDCTYCPTKVALIRFANLEDQQWALMLNQTLLDGNRLLVTEVNSDAVFTPKNTAMVMNLSDEISEEDLYKRFRTIGAIEAVLKPAHNYGYVGFVHAESLEGAMNLHNQFLKGFKMNIQPIRRNVSMLLERSPEFGSIREKCGALGLKYRPEAESETRLLVTNIPRQTPEEDALAYFERFGKILDWVMEKSAISVMTNSAGVTYLDPKTARKVFLAGPHYFQGGCLDVFHPQLTYGEVSSKLAVLLQGTNTFITNDEIFEAMSECGPVSYIHRVDAVRHCTIVRFRSADAVIQALKVKQIAGENVLVTNYTERNYNSGVPPYPEMFPKTSTRLEKEETLSYLMEQEQRAEQTRLVTVPDESYRSPSEEYYRNEVRILNYPKGTTMVQFREYFRKHGNVINLRELHKGRRFAEAFVSFDTLLEARRACTMNQRFMNTRRVLIHLASERVLLDPERCVRVTGPLVDVYDEDIYDTYCELGTVQFVLRESDDAAVVGLDQAKWLPAALTVTAVGKCAVQTSRIREQEHDFEEGPEREAAREEESYQIDLTEEDDCYGYSNFDDDAEPAGGMTSQGYYAQESMGSFDSTNANDVPGLSEVSNSWQTMGLRKHTLEEPIDDDPEMERLRIQLASRRKLDTSEDAELLGSRRSKVQRVVEPAQDSQDYDNSTTFGELLGRRRERGQRAPVPSMMSQENAANDVYGDIGGMPSGPPMASQWGPPVQQQGPSGWNAGPPMGPRNPMGGQMGPGGPMGPGGPMGPGHPIGGPPGGPMGPNGPPSNPDQPQITPLMRSLMQKIETEMSYTQAFSTMPMIEQYRLVNGIINQHLQFQQFTNMPMDTKIGYLCSGANGFPASYAFGLFTYPQQQQLLALIHADFVKNNPQPLGPGPMGPTDPMNNAGPNITPAMRKLMQKIEAEMSDTQAFCTMPMMEQLKLVDGIIKQHRTFKKFTSLSVDDKIKHLISGANGFGCAYSFTLFTYPQQHMLLSLIHADYIKNFPDALKPEIPRTVHTIVPVEVPPTPVVTPRHQPAFQQKKKRSQEFKMSPATNSLIQKLGTQLKNSAFPTLETIEKVRLVDDLMYNQKLPRFVKLSLYGKIKFLLSVKAEKWFRSKETFKLFTTTQQEMILSIIHADYIKNNVVQPYLSKNPAVQEDQTDYSTVQRSRSPSPMTLPDHLNRAPVTRSPSTDPFASTSRSTGKSPTWNDGPGRSRSRSANSERFSISPEPLPNQRRQVAAEFDDNTVLVSNLSYFTTDDELTELFGRFGQIVAIKSVNGVNMTRIKRKRAHITFETVEQARRAIGTMHLKRYRNMLLTVQQSNMVVWPRPGHAIKVFVHEGHSELAIYDTFKMCGTITNIWTRFDKKHKEIPFYLVDFLHQDALPAALELFKLNIGWPCQVFPVEEKNLGQQGAGGWSGAGRGR; from the exons ATGAACAAAGTTAAGAGAAGAGACAAACAGCCGAGCACGTCGGACGGTACAG ACAATCCCGACTCCGGCTACGCCGTCTACGTCGGCAACCTGGCCAAGTCCACCACGAAGGAGGTGCTGTGGGATTTcttcggctctggccggggtccGGTGCTGGACTTTTGCTTCCGGCTGGAGGACTGCACCTACTGTCCCACGAAGGTAGCGCTCATCAGGTTTGCGAACCTTGAGGATCAGCAGTGGGCGTTGATGCTCAACCAGACCCTGTTGGACGGAAACCGGCTGCTGGTGACCGAAGTCAACTCGGACGCCGTCTTCACCCCGAAGAACACGGCGATGGTGATGAACTTGAGTGATG AAATCTCCGAGGAGGACCTGTACAAACGGTTCCGGACAATCGGGGCCATCGAGGCGGTCCTCAAGCCGGCCCACAACTACGGGTACGTCGGGTTCGTGCACGCGGAAAGTCTCGAGGGGGCGATGAATCTGCACAACCAGTTTCTGAAGGGCTTCAAGATGAACATTCAGCCGATCCGGAGGAACGTCTCGATGCTGCTCGAGAGGTCGCCCGAGTTCGGGAGTATTCGGGAGAAGTGCGGGG CCCTTGGACTAAAGTATCGCCCGGAAGCGGAATCGGAGACCAGAC TCCTCGTCACCAACATCCCGCGCCAAACGCCGGAAGAGGACGCGCTGGCTTATTTCGAGCGATTTGGCAAGATCCTCGACTGGGTGATGGAAAAGTCCGCCATCTCGGTGATGACCAACAGCGCCGGCGTCACCTATCTGGACCCGAAAACGGCCCGCAAGGTGTTCCTGGCCGGTCCGCACTACTTCCAGGGTGGCTGCCTGGACGTGTTCCATCCGCAGCTGACGTACGGCGAGGTGTCCTCGAAGCTGGCCGTGCTGTTGCAGGGAACCAACACTT TCATCACCAACGACGAGATTTTCGAAGCGATGAGCGAGTGCGGCCCGGTCAGCTACATCCACCGGGTTGACGCCGTTCGGCACTGCACGATCGTGCGGTTCCGCTCGGCGGACGCCGTGATTCAGGCGCTCAAGGTGAAGCAGATTGCCGGGGAGAACGTGCTGGTCACGAATTACACCGAGA GAAATTACAACTCGGGCGTGCCGCCGTATCCGGAAATGTTCCCGAAAACTAGTACCCGGTTGGAGAAGGAGGAAACGTTGAGCTACCTGATGGAGCAGGAGCAACGTGCCGAGCAGACCCGGCTGGTGACGGTTCCGGACGAGTCTTACCGCAGTCCGAGTGAGGAGTACTACCGGAATGAAG TGCGAATCCTAAACTATCCGAAGGGCACCACGATGGTCCAGTTCCGGGAGTACTTCCGCAAGCACGGCAACGTGATCAACCTGCGCGAACTGCACAAGGGGCGCCGCTTCGCCGAAGCGTTCGTCAGCTTCGACACGCTGCTGGAGGCTCGCCGTGCCTGCACGATGAACCAACGCTTCATGAACACCCGGCGCGTGCTGATCCACCTGGCCAGCGAGCGGGTGCTGCTCGATCCGGAGCGGTGCGTGCGGGTTACGGGTCCACTGGTGGACGTGTACGACGAGGACATTTACGACACGTACTGCGAGCTGGGCACGGTCCAGTTTGTGCTGCGAGAGTCGGACGATGCGGCCGTTGTGGGACTGGATCAGGCCAAGTGGCTGCCGGCGGCACTGACCGTGACGGCTGTAGGAAAGTGCGCGGTGCAGACGAGCAGGATTCGGGAGCAGGAGCACGACTTTGAGGAAGGTCCGGAAAGGGAAGCCGCGAGGGAGGAGGAATCGTATCAGATTGACTTGACGGAAGAGGACGATTGCTACGGGTATTCTAACTTTGATGACGATGCGGAACCTGCCGGTGGGATGACATCACAGGGTTACTATGCCCAGGAGTCGATGGGATCCTTCGATTCAACGAACGCGAATGATGTTCCCGGTTTGAGTGAGGTCAGCAATTCCTGGCAAACGATGGGCCTGAGAAAGCACACGCTGGAGGAACCAATCGATGATGATCCGGAAATGGAAAGGCTGCGAATCCAGCTGGCATCAAGAAGGAAGCTTGACACCAGCGAGGATGCTGAACTGTTGGGCTCCAGAAGATCAAAGGTGCAAAGGGTGGTGGAGCCTGCGCAAGACTCGCAAGATTACGACAACTCGACAACGTTCGGTGAGCTTCTGGGAAGGAGACGAGAACGAGGACAACGAGCGCCGGTACCGTCTATGATGTCGCAAGAAAACGCTGCGAACGACGTGTACGGAGATATTGGAGGAATGCCATCGGGACCACCGATGGCGAGTCAATGGGGACCGCCTGTGCAGCAGCAAGGTCCCTCAGGCTGGAATGCGGGTCCACCGATGGGACCGAGAAATCCAATGGGAGGTCAAATGGGACCCGGAGGTCCAATGGGACCAGGAGGACCGATGGGTCCAGGACATCCAATAGGTGGTCCTCCGGGCGGACCCATGGGTCCCAACGGACCTCCATCAAATCCGGATCAACCTCAGATTACTCCTCTGATGAGAAGCCTAATGCAGAAGATTGAAACCGAAATGAGCTACACGCAAGCGTTCAGCACAATGCCGATGATCGAGCAGTACCGACTGGTCAACGGGATCATAAACCAGCATCTACAGTTCCAACAGTTCACAAACATGCCAATGGATACCAAGATCGGATATTTGTGCAGTGGTGCCAACGGATTCCCTGCTTCCTATGCATTCGGATTGTTTACCTATCCCCAACAGCAGCAGCTGTTAGCGCTGATTCATGCAGACTTCGTCAAGAACAACCCTCAACCTTTGGGGCCCGGACCAATGGGACCCACGGATCCCATGAACAATGCAGGCCCCAACATAACCCCAGCTATGCGAAAGTTGATGCAGAAAATTGAAGCTGAGATGAGCGATACCCAAGCGTTCTGCACAATGCCGATGATGGAACAGCTCAAGCTTGTGGACGGGATCATCAAGCAGCACAGAACGTTCAAAAAGTTTACAAGTCTATCGGTAGATGACAAGATCAAGCACCTGATCAGTGGCGCCAACGGGTTCGGCTGCGCGTACTCGTTCACGCTGTTCACCTATCCTCAACAGCACATGCTATTATCCCTCATCCACGCGGACTACATCAAAAACTTCCCAGACGCGTTAAAACCGGAAATTCCGCGTACCGTGCACACGATCGTTCCCGTTGAAGTACCGCCAACGCCCGTCGTTACTCCGCGACATCAACCCGCTTTTCAGCAGAAGAAGAAAAGATCACAAGAGTTCAAAATGTCTCCCGCCACAAACAGCTTGATCCAAAAGCTCGGAACGCAACTTAAGAACTCGGCCTTTCCAACCCTCGAAACCATCGAGAAAGTCCGACTCGTGGACGATCTCATGTACAACCAAAAACTGCCAAGGTTTGTGAAGCTCAGCCTGTACGGGAAGATCAAATTTTTGCTTTCCGTCAAAGCGGAAAAGTGGTTCCGGTCCAAGGAAACGTTCAAGCTGTTTACCACCACTCAGCAGGAGATGATACTCTCGATCATCCACGCGGACTACATCAAGAACAACGTCGTCCAACCGTATCTCTCGAAAAACCCCGCCGTTCAGGAAGATCAAACCGACTACAGCACGGTTCAGCGATCGCGATCGCCCTCCCCGATGACCCTGCCGGATCACCTCAACCGTGCACCCGTAACTCGCTCCCCATCGACAGATCCGTTCGCTTCCACAAGTCGATCGACGGGCAAGTCGCCAACGTGGAACGATGGGCCAGGGCGGAGCAGAAGTCGATCCGCGAACAGCGAACGCTTCTCGATCAGTCCCGAACCTTTGCCGAACCAGCGGCGCCAAGTGGCCGCGGAGTTTGACGATAACACAG TCCTCGTCAGCAACTTGTCGTACTTCACCACCGACGATGAGTTGACCGAACTGTTTGGCCGCTTTGGCCAGATCGTTGCGATCAAGTCGGTCAACGGTGTCAACATGACGCGCATCAAGCGGAAGCGGGCCCACATCACGTTCGAAACGGTGGAACAGGCCAGGCGAGCCATCGGTACGATGCACCTGAAGCGGTATCGCAACATGCTGCTGACCGTGCAGCAGTCCAACATGGTGGTCTGGCCAAGACCGGGCCACGCGATCAAGGTGTTTGTGCACGAAG GCCACAGCGAGCTCGCCATCTACGACACGTTCAAGATGTGCGGCACCATCACCAACATCTGGACGCGCTTCGACAAGAAGCACAAGGAGATACCGTTTTATCTGGTTGACTTTCTGCACCAGGACGCGCTGCCGGCAGCGCTGGAATTGTTCAAGCTGAACATTGGCTGGCCGTGCCAGGTGTTTCCGGTTGAGGAAAAGAACCTTGGCCAGCAAGGCGCAGGCGGCTGGAGTGGCGCCGGCCGCGGGAGGTAG
- the LOC6045076 gene encoding DNA polymerase interacting tetratricopeptide repeat-containing, protein of 47 kDa — translation MSEETSKKPMTDEERLQLAAKLDKELDQFINSREKRSYTDGWPEDRWEEEMAKHPFFMTKAPEPGEELSPLMKGLQQLKYDPEENTAQELAEAYKEDGKWHMQNKQFRLAVWSYTEALKFNVTEAEYKSVLYNNRSAAHFFIKNYRSSLLDAQKALELKPDYEKARWRAAQCADHLNRYDLCVELCDQVLKAEPTNAQALELRKKVIARKTLKERDERKAEQAKRRKVEQFARTVEQLKQRGVKFEEKDALTNEARLKPRLAPLEDFIVTADSNGVLHWPTVFCYPQFLSTDFQQQLSEELTMEEVLLNMFAEPMELDEDGQYAAHTVNVYYENRISAVVRKVDLKMKIKDILKEKTFYVYEGTLTFYILVKGSPYEALYLGETRTPLKLNK, via the exons ATGAGTGAGGAAACGAGCAAAAAACCAATGACCGACGAGGAGCGTCTCCAGCTCGCCGCCAAGCTGGACAAGGAACTCGACCAGTTCATAAACTCGCGGGAAAAACGTAGCTACACCGATGGATGGCCCGAGGACCGCTGGGAGGAGGAGATGGCCAAGCATCCGTTCTTTATGACCAAAGCCCCGGAACCTGGCGAAGAGCTCAGCCCGCTGATGAAAGGTCTCCAGCAGCTCAAGTACGACCCCGAGGAAAACACCGCCCAGGAACTGGCCGAAGCGTACAAAGAGGACGGCAAATGGCACATGCAGAACAAGCAGTTCCGGCTGGCCGTCTGGAGCTACACGGAAGCGCTCAAGTTCAACGTGACCGAAGCGGAGTACAAATCCGTGCTGTACAACAACCGTAGCGCGGCCCACTTCTTCATCAAAAACTACCGATCCTCACTGCTGGACGCCCAAAAAGCACTGGAACTCAAACCAGACTACGAAAAAGCCCGCTGGAGGGCCGCCCAGTGCGCGGATCACCTCAACCGGTACGACCTGTGCGTCGAACTTTGCGACCAAGTCCTGAAAGCCGAACCAACGAACGCGCAAGCGCTGGAGTTGCGCAAAAAGGTCATCGCGCGCAAGACACTCAAGGAGCGGGACGAACGCAAAGCGGAACAGGCCAAGCGCCGGAAGGTGGAGCAGTTTGCGCGAACCGTTGAGCAGCTCAAGCAGCGAGGcgttaaatttgaggaaaaggACGCGCTGACCAACGAGGCGCGGCTGAAGCCTCGGCTCGCGCCGCTGGAGGACTTTATCGTGACGGCGGACAGCAACGGCGTGCTGCACTGGCCAACGGTGTTTTGCTATCCGCAGTTTCTGAGTACCGACTTCCAGCAGCAGCTGTCCGAGGAGTTGAC GATGGAGGAGGTGCTGCTCAACATGTTCGCCGAACCGATGGAACTCGACGAGGACGGCCAGTACGCGGCGCACACGGTGAACGTGTACTACGAGAACCGCATCTCGGCGGTCGTTCGCAAGGTGGACCTCAAGATGAAGATCAAGGATATCTTGAAGGAGAAAAC ATTCTATGTGTATGAAGGAAC